The following proteins come from a genomic window of Mustela lutreola isolate mMusLut2 chromosome 6, mMusLut2.pri, whole genome shotgun sequence:
- the MDC1 gene encoding mediator of DNA damage checkpoint protein 1 isoform X3: protein MEDTQAVNWDVEEEEETERCSESLPCSLEPVGRLHIFSSAHGPEKDFPLYLGKNMVGRMPDCSVTLPFSSISKQHAVIEILAWDKAPVLQDCGSLNGTQVLRPPKVLSPGVSHRLRDQELILFADLPCQYHRLNVPLPFVSRGPLTVEETPRVQGGTQPQRLLLAEDSEEEVDSPSERCVMKGPRTSPLAAVVPESDEEGPSPAPDGPGPPFAFSLDSDTDEEESQHPAAGEAFLAARRGSTAETEQPTAVATEIQLEKDQCSVKERNNGTEVERDARNGVVPLGATLARNQTAEEDSDTDMDESRPAEVLWKRAQPSGFTDSDTDVEEEGIPATPAVVPTKKRQILHEISKKIPQAPALVHLQESPANNDTDVEESEFQLAVPPERNQASVVIDSNTDDEEEVLAALTLAHLKESQADTWNRGTDVEESRAQPVALLEQNQTSAGRDSDTDSEEEGLPIEKKGTVPKCHIDKAYSEKRQSPLQDCDLGVDEDKSSLGAHLQRSQASATVDINTQVEEKTLSGPAVTLVEKHQVPMVWTNQTNVEVEGGQAKLPVMHLEETQPPPPGDCETGAEEGTSLAASVVADTGKCQLPAEGDAGMEWAAAVPEQERALEARAQGESLVSQVEQDLLPVSRENLTDLVVDTGTSGEPIQPQREGAQTPTERERELHVDRTKDSGDNHGDSEDLDLQATQCFVERENQSPEAVQSMEDEATQAFLVTLPQDPGPSCCSFQAPGALDEPWEVLATQPFCPRESEASEPHPIAAHLDAHGSCPSTPRTPPQAQHPEIPVHEEALGTQGRGMQTVENDMGTPREAAEGVTPERGLLNRETKNLPAEEREDVIGEEELTRGKQMLARDNQGQESDQKVKSASIERNTETLNIEIEIPREVQEEEIGKQTLAREVFEREAEKLVLEREDEPSGLGIEVPEEKLESGPQRGETEKGSQDQEGQASHLTPEPRAGTGDHQGLTSTPGASGNQSDGAPISPRRQQRGHWTYKMPPAEKASAGDQESADACLPPAVPEASALHHNSLLSQSQKHPVPQPFHSPSPSSLEPIPRTRQNGNQEVPETTLSSDMEPLHSKSKVRLQGSSRKTPSAVSSLALEPHSTIPTDQPLSPELTSRVTRGRTRRSSVMTPELVVPTAPELQTSTSKDQPVIPESTLPVTRGRTNRFSVKTPELVVPIVPTVKPSTSKEQPAATELISQSRTHKSVKTPEPVVSTATQGRAHRSSDKTPKTVIPIAPELQPSTSKDQPVTPERTSRVTWGRTRRSSIKTPQPTVSTVPELQPSTSKDQSIITEPISGATHSRTYRSSGKTSEPHVPTAPKVQPSIATDQPVTPEPTSRVTWGRTRRSSVKTPKPTVPTVPELQPSTSKDQPVITEPTSGAPHSRTHRSSGKTPEPVIPIAPEVQPSIPTDQPVIPKPTSQGRTPRSSIKTPEPIVPTAPEPQLTTPGGQPVTPKRTSRGRTPRSSSKTPKSIVYTVPELQASTPTNQPVTPKLISLATRGRTQRSSIKTSEPVAPTAPELQPSLSTDQPVTPEPTSRATRGRTHRSFVKIPQPTELRAPDLESLTPTDQLVTPKAQGFQGKTLRSSGISAGPVLTTPEFQSPVPTDQPLPPEPISQANCSRKLRATRKYGSLTAPIVCEPYSALPESKSQSSRNQRQGAVRVVESLRTTPKPALAQLPEAPTHATQIQKVEGAGRSEFTPEPLPKASQSCKRPLATVDSPPLQKRLQRGEVTQKTVFLKEEEEDPMERPRKEEDVVAPGPGKRKRDQAEEEPKGLPSRSLRRTKPNQESTAPKVLFTGVVDARGERAVLALGGSLASSVAEASHLVTDRVRRTVKFLCALGRGIPILSLDWLHQSRKAGCFLPPDEYVVTDPEQEKNFGFSLRDALSRARERRLLEGYEIHVTPGVQPPPPQMGEIISCCGGTVLPSMPRSYKITSRQRGKAERGEAGSRLSRDPDAGLDPRTLRL from the exons ATGGAGGACACCCAGGCTGTTAACTGGGATgttgaagaagaggaggagacagagagatgcAGTGAATCCTTACCGTGTAGCTTGGAGCCCGTAGGGCGATTGCATATCTTCAGTAGTGCCCATGGACCAGAAAAAG ATTTCCCCCTGTATCTCGGGAAGAATATGGTGGGCCGAATGCCTGATTGCTCTGTGACCCTACCCTTTTCATCCATCTCCAAACAACATGCAGTGATTGAAATTTTGGCCTGGGACAAAGCGCCTGTCCTCCAAGATTGTGGCAGCCTCAATGGTACTCAAGTCCTAAGGCCTCCTAAGGTCCTAAGCCCAGGGGTGAGTCACCGGCTGAGGGACCAGGAGTTGATTCTCTTTGCTGACTTGCCCTGCCAGTACCATCGCCTGAATGTCCCCCTGCCCTTTGTTTCCCGGGGCCCTCTAACTGTAGAAGAGACACCCAGGGTACAGGGAGGAACTCAACCCCAGAGGCTCTTGTTGGCTGAGGACTCAGAGGAGGAAGTAG ATTCTCCTTCTGAAAGGTGTGTGATGAAAGGACCAAGGACCTCCCCTTTGGCAGCAGTAGTTCCAGAGAG TGATGAAGAAGGACCTTCTCCTGCCCCAGATGGCCCTGGGCCACCATTTGCCTTCAGCCTGGACAGTGACACAGATGAGGAAGAAAGTCAGCATCCAGCAGCAGGAGAGGCCTTCTTAGCTGCCAGAAGAGGCTCCACTGCAGAGACAGAACAGCCTACAGCTGTGGCAACTGAAATCCAGCTTGAAAAGGATCAGTGTTCAGTGAAGGAGAGGAACAATGGCACAGAGGTTGAGAGGGATGCAAGGAATGGGGTGGTCCCACTTGGGGCCACTCTGGCAAGAAACCAAACTGCTGAGGAGGACAGTGACACAGATATGGATGAGAGCAGGCCTGCTGAGGTCCTCTGGAAAAGGGCCCAGCCTTCTGGCTTCACAGACAGTGATACTGATGTGGAAGAAGAAGGGATCCCCGCAACCCCAGCTGTAGTTCCTACGAAGAAGAGGCAAATCCTCCACGAAATTAGTAAAAAGATTCCTCAGGCACCTGCTTTGGTACATCTGCAGGAGAGCCCAGCCAATAATGATACAGATGTGGAAGAAAGTGAGTTCCAACTGGCAGTCCCTCCGGAGAGAAACCAAGCCTCCGTGGTGATTGACAGCAATACAGATGATGAGGAAGAAGTCTTAGCAGCACTCACTTTGGCACATCTGAAAGAGAGCCAAGCTGATACATGGAACAGAGGTACTGATGTGGAAGAGAGCAGGGCCCAACCTGTGGCTCTTCTGGAGCAAAACCAAACCTCTGCTGGGAGAGACAGTGACACAGACTCGGAGGAGGAGGGGCTCCCAATCGAAAAGAAAGGAACTGTTCCCAAGTGTCATATAGACAAGGCATATtcagaaaaaaggcagtctcCTCTCCAAGACTGTGATCTAGGGGTGGACGAAGATAAGAGCTCACTTGGGGCCCATCTGCAGAGAAGCCAAGCCTCTGCCACAGTGGACATCAACACACAAGTGGAGGAGAAAACCCTATCAGGACCAGCCGTTACACTTGTGGAGAAGCATCAAGTGCCTATGGTATGGACAAATCAAACAAATGTGGAAGTAGAAGGGGGCCAAGCAAAGCTGCCTGTGATGCATCTAGAGGAAACCCAGCCTCCTCCCCCTGGGGACTGTGAGACAGGTGCAGAAGAGGGCACATCCTTAGCAGCCTCAGTGGTGGCAGATACAGGAAAGTGCCAGCTTCCAGCAGAAGGGGATGCTGGGATGGAATGGGCTGCAGCTGTTCCTGAGCAAGAGAGAGCTCTTGAGGCAAGGGCCCAGGGTGAATCCCTTGTGTCACAGGTGGAGCAGGATCTTCTCCCTGTCTCGAGGGAGAACCTTACAGATCTTGTGGTGGACACAGGCACTTCAGGGGAACCCATCCAGCCGCAGAGAGAGGGAGCCCAAACCcctacagaaagggagagagaattacaTGTGGACAGGACCAAGGACTCTGGGGACAACCATGGTG ATTCTGAAGACTTGGACCTACAGGCTACCCAGTGCtttgtggagagagagaatcagagccCAGAAG CAGTCCAGAGCATGGAGGATGAAGCTACCCAGGCCTTCCTGGTTACTCTACCCCAAGACCCTGGCCCTTCCTGTTGCAGTTTCCAGGCCCCAG GTGCCCTGGATGAGCCATGGGAAGTCTTGGCAACACAGCCATTCTGTCCGAGAGAGTCTGAGGCCTCTGAGCCCCATCCCATTGCTGCCCATCTTGATGCCCATGGATCTTGCCCCTCTACACCCAGGACACCACCACAAGCCCAACATCCAGAGATCCCAGTTCATGAAGAGGCACTGGGGACTCAAGGCAGAGGGATGCAGACTGTGGAGAACGACATGGGTACAccaagggaagcagcagagggggtGACCCCTGAGAGAGGACTGTTGAACAGGGAAACCAAGAACCTGccagcagaagagagagaagatgttaTAGGAGAAGAAGAATTAACCAGAGGGAAACAGATGTTAGCTAGAGATAATCAGGGACAAGAGTCTGACCAAAAGGTAAAAAGTGCAAGTATTGAAAGGAATACGGAGACTTTAAACATAGAAATTGAGATCCCCAGGGAAGTACAAGAGGAAGAGATAGGAAAGCAGACTCTTGCAAGAgaagtatttgagagagaagcagagaaactaGTACTAGAGAGAGAAGATGAGCCAAGTGGATTAGGCATTGAGGTACCAGAAGAAAAACTGGAGAGCGGAccacagagaggggaaacagagaaagggagcCAGGACCAGGAAGGGCAGGCCTCCCATCTAACACCAGAGCCTAGAGCAGGGACGGGAGACCATCAGGGACTCACTTCAACCCCAGGAGCTTCTGGGAACCAGTCAGATGGAGCCCCGATAAGCCCCAGGAGGCAGCAGAGAG GCCACTGGACTTACAAGATGCCACCTGCTGAGAAGGCCTCTGCG GGTGATCAGGAATCTGCAGATGCTTGTCTGCCTCCTGCAGTGCCTGAAGCCTCAGCCCTCCACCACAACTCCCTCCTCTCTCAGAGTCAAAAACATCCTGTGCCCCAGCCCTTccattctccctctccatcttcttTAGAGCCCATTCCCAGAACCAGACAAAATGGGAATCAGGAAGTTCCAGAGACTACCTTGTCCTCAGACATGGAGCCTCTCCACTCAAAATCCAAAGTCAGGCTCCAAGGGTCCTCCAGGAAGACACCCTCTGCAGTTTCTTCTTTAGCCCTTGAACCACACTCTACCATCCCCACAGACCAGCCCCTCAGTCCTGAGCTCACATCTCGGGTCACTCGGGGCAGGACACGTAGGTCCTCTGTCATGACCCCTGAACTAGTTGTCCCCACAGCCCCTGAGCTCCAGACTTCCACCTCCAAAGACCAGCCTGTCATCCCTGAGTCAACATTGCCGGTCACTCGGGGTAGAACAAATAGGTTTTCTGTCAAGACCCCTGAACTTGTTGTTCCTATAGTCCCTACAGTCAAGCCTTCCACCTCCAAGGAGCAGCCTGCCGCTACTGAGCTCATATCTCAGAGCAGGACCCATAAATCTGTCAAGACCCCTGAACCAGTTGTCTCCACAGCCACTCAGGGAAGGGCACATAGGTCTTCTGACAAGACTCCCAAAACAGTTATCCCCATAGCCCCTGAGCTCCAGCCTTCTACTTCCAAAGACCAGCCTGTCACCCCGGAGCGCACATCTAGGGTCACTTGGGGCCGTACACGTAGGTCCTCTATCAAGACTCCTCAACCAACTGTCTCCACAGTCCCTGAACTCCAGCCTTCCACCTCCAAAGACCAGTCTATCATCACTGAGCCCATATCTGGGGCCACTCACAGCAGGACATATAGGTCTTCTGGTAAGACCTCTGAGCCACATGTCCCAACAGCTCCTAAAGTCCAGCCTTCCATCGCCACAGACCAGCCTGTCACCCCTGAGCCCACATCTAGGGTCACTTGGGGCAGGACACGTAGATCCTCTGTCAAGACTCCTAAACCAACTGTCCCCACAGTCCCTGAACTCCAGCCTTCCACCTCCAAAGACCAGCCTGTCATCACTGAGCCCACATCTGGGGCCCCTCACAGCAGGACACATAGGTCTTCTGGCAAGACCCCTGAGCCAGTTATCCCAATAGCTCCTGAAGTCCAGCCTTCCATCCCCACAGACCAGCCTGTCATCCCCAAACCCACATCTCAGGGCAGGACACCCAGGTCTTCTATCAAGACCCCTGAGCCAATTGTCCCGACAGCCCCTGAGCCCCAGCTTACCACCCCTGGAGGCCAGCCTGTCACCCCCAAACGTACATCTCGGGGCAGGACACCTAGATCTTCTAGCAAGACCCCTAAATCAATTGTCTACACAGTCCCTGAGCTCCAGGCTTCCACCCCCACAAACCAGCCTGTCACCCCCAAACTCATATCTCTGGCCACTCGGGGCAGGACACAAAGATCCTCTATCAAGACCTCTGAGCCAGTTGCCCCCACAGCCCCTGAACTCCAGCCTTCCCTCTCCACAGATCAGCCTGTCACTCCTGAGCCCACATCTCGGGCCACTCGGGGCAGGACACATAGGTCCTTTGTCAAGAtcccccaaccaactgagctcagagcccctgACCTTGAATCTCTCACCCCCACAGATCAGCTGGTCACCCCTAAGGCTCAGGGTTTTCAGGGTAAGACACTCAGGTCTTCTGGAATAAGTGCTGGGCCAGTTCTTACCACCCCTGAATTCCAGTCTCCTGTCCCCACAGACCAGCCTCTTCCCCCTGAGCCCATCTCTCAAGCCAATTGCAGCAGGAAGCTGAGGGCCACTAGGAAATATGGGTCCCTCACAGCTCCCATTGTCTGTGAGCCGTATTCTGCACTCCCTGAATCTAAATCTCAGTCCTCAAGGAACCAGAGACAAGGGGCAGTGAGAGTAGTTGAATCCCTCAGGACCACACCCAAGCCTGCCTTAGCCCAGCTTCCTGAGGCCCCCACTCATGCTACCCAAATCCAAAAGGTAGAGGGAGCAGGCAGATCAGAGTTCACCCCAGAGCCCCTGCCTAAGGCCTCTCAGAGCTGCAAGAGGCCTTTGGCTACTGTAGATTCACCCCCACTTCAAAAACGGCTCCAAAGAGGGGAAGTCACCCAGAAGACAGTGTTCctcaaggaagaggaagaagatccAATGGAGAGGCCAAGGAAGGAAGAG GATGTAGTGGCTCCAGGACcaggcaagagaaagagagaccaagcAGAGGAGGAGCCCAAGGGACTACCAAGCCGCAGCCTTCGACGCACCAAACCTAACCAAGAGTCCACAGCCCCCAAA GTACTTTTCACAGGAGTGGTGGATGCCCGTGGAGAGCGGGCAGTGTTGGCCCTGGGGGGGAGTCTGGCCAGCTCAGTGGCAGAGGCTTCCCACCTAGTGACTGATCGAGTCCGACGCACAGTCAAGTTCCTCTGTGCCCTGGGGCGGGGGATCCCCATCCTCTCCTTGGACTGGCTGCACCAG TCCCGCAAAGCTGGTTGCTTCTTGCCCCCGGATGAATATGTGGTGACTGATCCTGAGCAGGAAAAGAACTTCGGCTTCAGCCTTCGAGATGCCCTGAGCCGGGCTCGGGAACGAAGGTTGCTGGAG gGCTATGAGATCCACGTGACCCCAGGAGTCCAGCCCCCACCACCTCAGATGGGAGAGATCATCAGCTGCTGTGGAGGCACTGTACTACCCAGCATGCCCCGGTCCTATAAG atcacaagtaggcagagaggcaaggcagagagaggggaagcaggctcccggctgagcagagatcctgatgcagggctcgatcccaggaccctgagattatga
- the MDC1 gene encoding mediator of DNA damage checkpoint protein 1 isoform X6 — MEDTQAVNWDVEEEEETERCSESLPCSLEPVGRLHIFSSAHGPEKDFPLYLGKNMVGRMPDCSVTLPFSSISKQHAVIEILAWDKAPVLQDCGSLNGTQVLRPPKVLSPGVSHRLRDQELILFADLPCQYHRLNVPLPFVSRGPLTVEETPRVQGGTQPQRLLLAEDSEEEVDSPSERCVMKGPRTSPLAAVVPESDEEGPSPAPDGPGPPFAFSLDSDTDEEESQHPAAGEAFLAARRGSTAETEQPTAVATEIQLEKDQCSVKERNNGTEVERDARNGVVPLGATLARNQTAEEDSDTDMDESRPAEVLWKRAQPSGFTDSDTDVEEEGIPATPAVVPTKKRQILHEISKKIPQAPALVHLQESPANNDTDVEESEFQLAVPPERNQASVVIDSNTDDEEEVLAALTLAHLKESQADTWNRGTDVEESRAQPVALLEQNQTSAGRDSDTDSEEEGLPIEKKGTVPKCHIDKAYSEKRQSPLQDCDLGVDEDKSSLGAHLQRSQASATVDINTQVEEKTLSGPAVTLVEKHQVPMVWTNQTNVEVEGGQAKLPVMHLEETQPPPPGDCETGAEEGTSLAASVVADTGKCQLPAEGDAGMEWAAAVPEQERALEARAQGESLVSQVEQDLLPVSRENLTDLVVDTGTSGEPIQPQREGAQTPTERERELHVDRTKDSGDNHGDSEDLDLQATQCFVERENQSPEAVQSMEDEATQAFLVTLPQDPGPSCCSFQAPGALDEPWEVLATQPFCPRESEASEPHPIAAHLDAHGSCPSTPRTPPQAQHPEIPVHEEALGTQGRGMQTVENDMGTPREAAEGVTPERGLLNRETKNLPAEEREDVIGEEELTRGKQMLARDNQGQESDQKVKSASIERNTETLNIEIEIPREVQEEEIGKQTLAREVFEREAEKLVLEREDEPSGLGIEVPEEKLESGPQRGETEKGSQDQEGQASHLTPEPRAGTGDHQGLTSTPGASGNQSDGAPISPRRQQRGHWTYKMPPAEKASADVVAPGPGKRKRDQAEEEPKGLPSRSLRRTKPNQESTAPKVLFTGVVDARGERAVLALGGSLASSVAEASHLVTDRVRRTVKFLCALGRGIPILSLDWLHQSRKAGCFLPPDEYVVTDPEQEKNFGFSLRDALSRARERRLLEGYEIHVTPGVQPPPPQMGEIISCCGGTVLPSMPRSYKPQRVVITCSQDFPRCSIPFRVGLPILSPEFLLTGVLKQEAKPEAFILSTLEMSSS; from the exons ATGGAGGACACCCAGGCTGTTAACTGGGATgttgaagaagaggaggagacagagagatgcAGTGAATCCTTACCGTGTAGCTTGGAGCCCGTAGGGCGATTGCATATCTTCAGTAGTGCCCATGGACCAGAAAAAG ATTTCCCCCTGTATCTCGGGAAGAATATGGTGGGCCGAATGCCTGATTGCTCTGTGACCCTACCCTTTTCATCCATCTCCAAACAACATGCAGTGATTGAAATTTTGGCCTGGGACAAAGCGCCTGTCCTCCAAGATTGTGGCAGCCTCAATGGTACTCAAGTCCTAAGGCCTCCTAAGGTCCTAAGCCCAGGGGTGAGTCACCGGCTGAGGGACCAGGAGTTGATTCTCTTTGCTGACTTGCCCTGCCAGTACCATCGCCTGAATGTCCCCCTGCCCTTTGTTTCCCGGGGCCCTCTAACTGTAGAAGAGACACCCAGGGTACAGGGAGGAACTCAACCCCAGAGGCTCTTGTTGGCTGAGGACTCAGAGGAGGAAGTAG ATTCTCCTTCTGAAAGGTGTGTGATGAAAGGACCAAGGACCTCCCCTTTGGCAGCAGTAGTTCCAGAGAG TGATGAAGAAGGACCTTCTCCTGCCCCAGATGGCCCTGGGCCACCATTTGCCTTCAGCCTGGACAGTGACACAGATGAGGAAGAAAGTCAGCATCCAGCAGCAGGAGAGGCCTTCTTAGCTGCCAGAAGAGGCTCCACTGCAGAGACAGAACAGCCTACAGCTGTGGCAACTGAAATCCAGCTTGAAAAGGATCAGTGTTCAGTGAAGGAGAGGAACAATGGCACAGAGGTTGAGAGGGATGCAAGGAATGGGGTGGTCCCACTTGGGGCCACTCTGGCAAGAAACCAAACTGCTGAGGAGGACAGTGACACAGATATGGATGAGAGCAGGCCTGCTGAGGTCCTCTGGAAAAGGGCCCAGCCTTCTGGCTTCACAGACAGTGATACTGATGTGGAAGAAGAAGGGATCCCCGCAACCCCAGCTGTAGTTCCTACGAAGAAGAGGCAAATCCTCCACGAAATTAGTAAAAAGATTCCTCAGGCACCTGCTTTGGTACATCTGCAGGAGAGCCCAGCCAATAATGATACAGATGTGGAAGAAAGTGAGTTCCAACTGGCAGTCCCTCCGGAGAGAAACCAAGCCTCCGTGGTGATTGACAGCAATACAGATGATGAGGAAGAAGTCTTAGCAGCACTCACTTTGGCACATCTGAAAGAGAGCCAAGCTGATACATGGAACAGAGGTACTGATGTGGAAGAGAGCAGGGCCCAACCTGTGGCTCTTCTGGAGCAAAACCAAACCTCTGCTGGGAGAGACAGTGACACAGACTCGGAGGAGGAGGGGCTCCCAATCGAAAAGAAAGGAACTGTTCCCAAGTGTCATATAGACAAGGCATATtcagaaaaaaggcagtctcCTCTCCAAGACTGTGATCTAGGGGTGGACGAAGATAAGAGCTCACTTGGGGCCCATCTGCAGAGAAGCCAAGCCTCTGCCACAGTGGACATCAACACACAAGTGGAGGAGAAAACCCTATCAGGACCAGCCGTTACACTTGTGGAGAAGCATCAAGTGCCTATGGTATGGACAAATCAAACAAATGTGGAAGTAGAAGGGGGCCAAGCAAAGCTGCCTGTGATGCATCTAGAGGAAACCCAGCCTCCTCCCCCTGGGGACTGTGAGACAGGTGCAGAAGAGGGCACATCCTTAGCAGCCTCAGTGGTGGCAGATACAGGAAAGTGCCAGCTTCCAGCAGAAGGGGATGCTGGGATGGAATGGGCTGCAGCTGTTCCTGAGCAAGAGAGAGCTCTTGAGGCAAGGGCCCAGGGTGAATCCCTTGTGTCACAGGTGGAGCAGGATCTTCTCCCTGTCTCGAGGGAGAACCTTACAGATCTTGTGGTGGACACAGGCACTTCAGGGGAACCCATCCAGCCGCAGAGAGAGGGAGCCCAAACCcctacagaaagggagagagaattacaTGTGGACAGGACCAAGGACTCTGGGGACAACCATGGTG ATTCTGAAGACTTGGACCTACAGGCTACCCAGTGCtttgtggagagagagaatcagagccCAGAAG CAGTCCAGAGCATGGAGGATGAAGCTACCCAGGCCTTCCTGGTTACTCTACCCCAAGACCCTGGCCCTTCCTGTTGCAGTTTCCAGGCCCCAG GTGCCCTGGATGAGCCATGGGAAGTCTTGGCAACACAGCCATTCTGTCCGAGAGAGTCTGAGGCCTCTGAGCCCCATCCCATTGCTGCCCATCTTGATGCCCATGGATCTTGCCCCTCTACACCCAGGACACCACCACAAGCCCAACATCCAGAGATCCCAGTTCATGAAGAGGCACTGGGGACTCAAGGCAGAGGGATGCAGACTGTGGAGAACGACATGGGTACAccaagggaagcagcagagggggtGACCCCTGAGAGAGGACTGTTGAACAGGGAAACCAAGAACCTGccagcagaagagagagaagatgttaTAGGAGAAGAAGAATTAACCAGAGGGAAACAGATGTTAGCTAGAGATAATCAGGGACAAGAGTCTGACCAAAAGGTAAAAAGTGCAAGTATTGAAAGGAATACGGAGACTTTAAACATAGAAATTGAGATCCCCAGGGAAGTACAAGAGGAAGAGATAGGAAAGCAGACTCTTGCAAGAgaagtatttgagagagaagcagagaaactaGTACTAGAGAGAGAAGATGAGCCAAGTGGATTAGGCATTGAGGTACCAGAAGAAAAACTGGAGAGCGGAccacagagaggggaaacagagaaagggagcCAGGACCAGGAAGGGCAGGCCTCCCATCTAACACCAGAGCCTAGAGCAGGGACGGGAGACCATCAGGGACTCACTTCAACCCCAGGAGCTTCTGGGAACCAGTCAGATGGAGCCCCGATAAGCCCCAGGAGGCAGCAGAGAG GCCACTGGACTTACAAGATGCCACCTGCTGAGAAGGCCTCTGCG GATGTAGTGGCTCCAGGACcaggcaagagaaagagagaccaagcAGAGGAGGAGCCCAAGGGACTACCAAGCCGCAGCCTTCGACGCACCAAACCTAACCAAGAGTCCACAGCCCCCAAA GTACTTTTCACAGGAGTGGTGGATGCCCGTGGAGAGCGGGCAGTGTTGGCCCTGGGGGGGAGTCTGGCCAGCTCAGTGGCAGAGGCTTCCCACCTAGTGACTGATCGAGTCCGACGCACAGTCAAGTTCCTCTGTGCCCTGGGGCGGGGGATCCCCATCCTCTCCTTGGACTGGCTGCACCAG TCCCGCAAAGCTGGTTGCTTCTTGCCCCCGGATGAATATGTGGTGACTGATCCTGAGCAGGAAAAGAACTTCGGCTTCAGCCTTCGAGATGCCCTGAGCCGGGCTCGGGAACGAAGGTTGCTGGAG gGCTATGAGATCCACGTGACCCCAGGAGTCCAGCCCCCACCACCTCAGATGGGAGAGATCATCAGCTGCTGTGGAGGCACTGTACTACCCAGCATGCCCCGGTCCTATAAG CCTCAGAGAGTTGTGATTACATGCTCCCAGGACTTCCCTCGATGCTCTATTCCGTTTCGGGTTGGGCTGCCCATCCTCTCACCTGAGTTCCTGCTGACAGGAGTGCTGAAGCAGGAAGCCAAGCCAGAGGCCTTCATCCTCTCCACTTTGGAAATGTCATCCTCCTGA